In uncultured Fusobacterium sp., the genomic stretch TTTTCTACTCTCTCACCTTTATCATTTAATAGTGCTCTTACTTTACCATAAGTTTCTCCAGCAACTATAACATCTCCTATTTTTAAAGTTCCCTCTTGAACTAAGATGTCTGCTATTGGTCCTACTTTAGGGTCAAGTCTTGACTCTAGTACTACCCCTTTAGCTCTTTTCTTAGGATTTGCTTTTAGTTCTAGAATTTCAGCAGTTATAAGAATTGTATCTAATAAATCATCTAGGTGTAATTTTTTCTTTGCTGAAACTTCAACAAACTCTGTATCTCCACCCCATTCTACAGATACAAGTCCATGTTCCATAAGTTCTTGTTTTACTCTCATTGGGTTAGCTTCTGGTTTATCTATTTTATTTACAGCTACTATTATTGGTACATTAGCAGCTTTAGCATGAGATAATGCTTCTATTGTTTGTGGCATTACTCCATCATCTGCAGCTACAACTAATATAGCTATATCTGTAACTTGAGCTCCTCTTGCTCTCATGTCAGTAAAAGCTTCGTGTCCTGGAGTATCTACGAAAGTTATTTTCTTACCATTTTTTACTATTTGGTAAGCTCCTATTTTTTGTGTAATTCCTCCAGCTTCTCCCTCAACTACATTACTTGCTCTAATAGCGTCAAGTAGAGATGTTTTTCCATGGTCAACGTGTCCCATAATAGTTATTACAGGTGGTCTCTCTTGTAAATCTTCCTCTCTATCTTCTACTTCAAGAGCAAATTTTTCTCCAAACTCTAATTCTACTTCTTCCTCTTGCTCTACTAAAGCATCATAATCCATTGCTATTTCTTCAACTGTTTCAATAGATAAAGGACTATTTATAGTTAACATTTGTCCTTTTAAGAAAAGTTTTTTAATAATTTCAGAACTTGCTACTCCAAGTCTTTCTGCAAAATCACCAAGAGTTATCTCTCCTCTGATTTTTATTATTTTCATTCCATCTTCTTCTATTGTTTCAGAACCAGCAGCTTCAACAGTTTTCATAACGAAATCTGTTCTTCTACCTTTTTTCTTCTTATTTTTCTTTCCTTTTTCCTCTTCATTTCCATCAAAAGAATCTTTTTTATTATGTTTTTTATTTTTCTTTGCTCTTTTTGAATTCATTTCTTCTTCAAAAATTTCATCTTCTTCTAAAAGTTTTTTATTCAAAGCTACTCCTTTTTCCTCTTTCAAAATCTCTTTTGGGGCATTCATATCTTCAAAATATTTTCTTACCCTCTCAACATCATCAGCATTCAGCCCAGATAAATTTTTCAAATTCTCTGCCGTTTCTAACTTTATCTCATCTTTTAATAAAGTT encodes the following:
- the infB gene encoding translation initiation factor IF-2 encodes the protein MKKRVHELAKEYGMNSKDFLTLLKDEIKLETAENLKNLSGLNADDVERVRKYFEDMNAPKEILKEEKGVALNKKLLEEDEIFEEEMNSKRAKKNKKHNKKDSFDGNEEEKGKKNKKKKGRRTDFVMKTVEAAGSETIEEDGMKIIKIRGEITLGDFAERLGVASSEIIKKLFLKGQMLTINSPLSIETVEEIAMDYDALVEQEEEVELEFGEKFALEVEDREEDLQERPPVITIMGHVDHGKTSLLDAIRASNVVEGEAGGITQKIGAYQIVKNGKKITFVDTPGHEAFTDMRARGAQVTDIAILVVAADDGVMPQTIEALSHAKAANVPIIVAVNKIDKPEANPMRVKQELMEHGLVSVEWGGDTEFVEVSAKKKLHLDDLLDTILITAEILELKANPKKRAKGVVLESRLDPKVGPIADILVQEGTLKIGDVIVAGETYGKVRALLNDKGERVEKVELSQPAEIIGFTQVPQAGDTMYVIQNEQHAKRIVEEVAKERKLAETSKKTITLESLSEQFDHENVKELNLVLRADSRGSVDALRESLVKLSTNEVAVNIIQAASGAITESDVKLAEVSNAIIIGFNVRPTTKAIKEAETNGVEIRTSNIIYHITEDIEKALTGMLDPEYKEVYLGRIEIKKVFKVSKVGNVAGCIVVDGKVRNDANIRLLRNGIVMYEGKLASLKRFKDDAKEVVTGQECGLGIENFNDIKEGDIVEAFEMQEVKRTLK